The following are encoded together in the Glycine soja cultivar W05 chromosome 5, ASM419377v2, whole genome shotgun sequence genome:
- the LOC114413770 gene encoding zinc finger Ran-binding domain-containing protein 2-like: MSWHGGDWMCGVCEHINFKKRETCQSCRYPKYGGTDPSTYRYNKTEALAGDWFCNCGAHNYASRSSCYRCGAIKDYYCSGYGTKSGEYGSYTFPLGWKNGDWLCPRIGCGVHNYASRTECFKCKVPRNFGEKV, encoded by the exons ATGAGCTGGCATGGAGGAGATTGGATGTGTGGTGTTTGCGAGCACATAAATTTCAAGAAGAGGGAAACATGCCAGAGTTGTAGATACCCCAAGTATGGGGGAACTGACCCTTCAACCTACAGATACAACAAGACTGAAGCATTAGCAGGGGATTGGTTCTGCAACTGTGGAGCTCATAACTATGCCAGTAGATCAAGCTGCTATAGATGTGGTGCAATCAAAGATTATTACTGTTCAGGATATGGCACAAAATCTGGAGAATATGGATCTTACACTTTTCCCCTAGGATGGAAGAATGGAGACTGGCTTTGCCCAAG AATCGGCTGTGGAGTACATAATTATGCTAGCAGGACAGAGTGCTTCAAATGCAAAGTGCCAAGGAATTTTGGTGAGAAAGTTTAA